The DNA window GCCGCGCCACACCAGTTGCGGGTCGAGGTCGCGGTTGCGGCCGTCCTTTTCCCGCTCCAGTCCGGTGGAGCCACGCTCATAGGCGACGCGGATCGGACTTTCCTCCTCCTTCTGCATCACCGACTGGTATTCGGCGGTGGGGATGTTCTTCCGCCGGGCCGCCTCGTGGGTAATGGATTCGATGGATTTTACGCTTTCCTTCCTGGCCATGTGTTTATCCTTCACTCTTTTCAATAACTTCCCAATGTCCGCCCTTGGCCGGCCCGACACGTTTTAAACGACCGGTCTGACGAAGTTTCCGAACGGCTCGTTCCATGGCACTTTCCGACTTCTCCATTTTTTCAGCGAGTTCCGGAATGGATAAGGATGGATGCTCTGTTAGATACATGAGAATCCGTTCTGGCGTTTTCCCCGGCGTTTTCCCCGGCGTTTTCCCCGGCGTTTTCCCCGGCGTTTCTGTTAAACCAGGAAGTTCTCCTGCCCCACCCACCGCTTTCCGGTGAACCGTGGCGGTGAACAGGCAGCCTTCCCGATCGTCTGTAAAGTCGATATCCGGCCATTTCCCCAGCGCCCGTTTGATCCCCGAGCCGAGGCCGTGATAGGGCAAAAGCCCCTTGGCCACGAACGAAACCAGGATCGGGTTGCGGATATTGGACATCCCTGTCCGGATCTTCTCCACCGTCAGGTTGTTGGGCAGGTGACCGGGACTGATGATCTCGATGCGGTTGTCGAAGATGAAAAGGCGAATGGTGGCGCTGACCAGGTAGTCCCGGTGGATCAGGGCGTTGACCAGCAGCTCCTCGAAAACCGCCTCCGGGATCTCCGGCAGTCCCGGGGCATTGACGCCGCGACCGGCCTGTACCTTGTGCAGGTTGCGCATGACAAACGCCAGGGAATCATCGAACACCTTGCGCAGGGGGCCGGAAAAATCCTCCGTATCGACATAGTCGCTGACGTGGATCTCGTTTCCCGGATAGCGGATCGCCTTGACGACAAACTGGGGCTTGATCCATTCCGGACGTTCGGCAAAAAGGAGGACGCCGGCCAGATTCAGCATGCCTCCCTCGGTGGCGAGATTCATGTTCTGCAAGAGCCGCAGCCGTTCGGCAGGCGAGTCCGGATAGTCCAGCTTGTAGAAATCGCGCAGAAAGTCGCGGAAGCGCAGCTTATCGATTTTCTCTATTCCCGCCTTGGTGGGCAACTCGTCGGCATGGAATTGATCGGACAGTTGGAAGAGTCTGCGCAGTTCTTCCTTGGAATTGATCCGCCGTTTATCGGCACCACTTTTCAGCCAGATAACGCCGTTTTTATCAAAGTAGGGTTTGTCGACCCCTTTGGGGACGGTTAACCCATCTTTAACACTACTGAAAAATGTTTCAATAAATACAAGGTGATATATTCATAAAAAACGGCAAGTGGCACTACATTCATGTAATTTAGGATCAAATGGTCAGTTTCTGAATCCCTCCCGGAGAAATGGAAAGGTCCAGGGCGTCATAGAGTTCCTTCAGGTTCGACTCAGCAACAGTGGTCTTGCGGAC is part of the Syntrophus gentianae genome and encodes:
- a CDS encoding ATP-binding protein, which codes for MPTKAGIEKIDKLRFRDFLRDFYKLDYPDSPAERLRLLQNMNLATEGGMLNLAGVLLFAERPEWIKPQFVVKAIRYPGNEIHVSDYVDTEDFSGPLRKVFDDSLAFVMRNLHKVQAGRGVNAPGLPEIPEAVFEELLVNALIHRDYLVSATIRLFIFDNRIEIISPGHLPNNLTVEKIRTGMSNIRNPILVSFVAKGLLPYHGLGSGIKRALGKWPDIDFTDDREGCLFTATVHRKAVGGAGELPGLTETPGKTPGKTPGKTPGKTPERILMYLTEHPSLSIPELAEKMEKSESAMERAVRKLRQTGRLKRVGPAKGGHWEVIEKSEG